The following DNA comes from Cygnus atratus isolate AKBS03 ecotype Queensland, Australia chromosome 23, CAtr_DNAZoo_HiC_assembly, whole genome shotgun sequence.
TGCACGGACCTATACAACCAATAGGATGCTCGGTGAACTGGTGGAATCTACATCACTGAAGTATGCGAGCCTCACTTTGAGAGGACCCTTGTTAACCCAATTCGAGGCTGTGCTTTcagcaggaggttggaccaCATGACCTCCAAAGGCCTGCTGCAGCCTAGACTATTCTcagattctgtgatttctaatCTTCTCCAAGGAAGcatgaggggaaaagaagacCCTGAACTGAACAGAGTGCTGCTCATACCTTTCATGCATTTCTttagcttctctttcttttctcttaatttccagTTCAGCAAAGAGCTTCATTGTCTGTTTATATACAGCTTGTTTGAACTGTGAAACACAAATCTTATCTTAAAATAATGCACATTAACACAGTTAGAGAAGTCTATTTTACTTAAGAATATAACAAGCATAACAAGAACGTAAAGAATATGTATGCCCACATAGCCTCACATCCTGCCTTGACTGTAGTTAATAGCAGAGGCGTGAAATAGGGTATCAACCACTACTGATTAAATTCTGGCCCCGACACCACTAGGAAACAACTACTAAcatgacattttcatttgtattcacGAATCTATGCCTAAACGGAACTTTTCATTTCAAGCTCTTTTACATCTTCTGTTGAGTCCTTCAACGTCATGATATTTGACAAAAAATGGTCACTGTACAGATGGTAATTTCCCAGCAGGCCTTCTTAATGTGTTTTACTAAAAGTCTAGCATTGACTTTCCAGTGGGACATGTCAgtatactttaaaacaaaaaaagcctttcattATGAAAGAACGGCAAGAGTCTTCAGACAACCAATAGAAAATAAGACTGCTATGGGGTTACTGTGACAATACCAAGTGGAAAAAAACCactttgtaggaaaaaaaaaatgatggataCGGTAAGActaatgtgttttgttgtttgagaAACACCCTAAATCATGTTTGAGTGTTTGAGAATCATCTCAATCATGTTTAAGACTATTAAAGCCTCAAATACCACTTGACTTTTTCAGACTAGAAACCAGCTAAGAGCAGCTATATTATGTCATGCCATAAATGATGTGTTGCAGAACAGCAAATCTGTCCTCACTCGCTATATGCAAGAAACAGACCAAACAGCTCTTACCACAAATTGTCACTAAAAGCCCATTTTAGACATGCTGCAATGGGTTCTTATACATTCCTCTGCTAACAGTAAGAATGTCAGAGTTCCGGCATTCAGAATACAAGATACTCAATTCAAAAAGACTGGGTGATGGACAAGCAATAAAGACTTGCTCATAGGAAAGTACTGGATATTCTGAGCTACATAGTCTCATATTTCCTCTTTAGATTACAGTCAACctattttctgaaagacattGGATATTACTCAACACATGGGACTTCTACAGTGACTTATCAGAATTTATTCTTCTATAAGTAAAAGAATTTGCAACACCCTAACAAGTCTAATAAACGCTTGCATACTGGTTTTGATTCTTAATTTCTCAAAACACATTCTGCACTCCCCAGTCTCTCTGAACAGGAGGTAAACTTACAACTTCAGGATCATCCTCTTCTACGTTGGGAGgttttccatctttcttcaactgcttctttttttctttcaccttaaGATTAAGGATGAAAATAAGAGTCTACAAAATTTTACAGGACTTCCATAATTGTATTTAAGCAGTTCTGTATTCTGTAGGAAGAACTTCAGATGACAGTAAGTTCTTGATTTGGATTTATTTCAGATCAAAACCTCACAGATTTATGCCCAGATAAACACACACATGATCACTATCATATGAActgcagtaattaaaaatactatgTTAGATACTATTCATCCAACACAATTCCTTTGTTTCGTTTCcagttagtttgtttttaagatataTTTATACCCAATATGCACCATTCAAACCAGCaggaagtttatttttcttggtaaTATTTGAAAGACTAACAACAAGCAGAATATAAAATGTTCCTTGATTTATAGTATCTGAGTTCTCCCATATCATCTTCTTTCTCAAGTTTCTTGTGTTTTAGTATGCTCATATCACTCAACTAACCTCTTGGCCAATGCAATCGGAGCTACTTTCCTTATCTTATAGGTCATTTTCCCCAAAACCTCTCAGTCTCCAGCTGTCAGCACCTATTTTCTTCCACCTACACATATCTGAACTGCATCATTCATTCACAGACTCgaaaagaaatatttaggtCAGATCACGTGGTCTGACCTAATTATTTTAAGTACTGAATTTCACCGAATTATCCCGCACTGAGCTTAGCAGCAGGCTTGGACAAAGCACATTTGTTCATGCCTTGACTTGCTCAGAGTCCACCTGCACAGATACATCATGAATTTTGCTCAGCCCACCTTTTAATGACCGAAACATATAGCAGGTATACaaacaatataattaaaaaggaCTAGCTATGGAATACTTACAGTATGTTCCACATATTCTTTTCCTGCCTGTATCACATCCAAGGCTCTCTTCTTTTGCTCCTGATCTAGCAGCAACTTGTAAGCTTTATCCACAGCTAACAAAAAGCATCAACATTAATAGCACCAGTAGTCAAATTCAAAAGGCATCACAAGATTGCTCTTTACAAAGATTTCGGagtgtttggggttttttttcaatacatctAGGTAAGCGATATGATTTGTCAAATTGGATTTTGCATGAAGTAATGGCAGAGACTGTCAGACACCTCTGGACTTAGTAAGGTTAAGGCATCAATCCTACCACGTGATTTAGTTACAAGGCATGAGGTTAAGTTTAAGGTTCATAAATCCTCATGGTTAACGCAAAGCATATGCCTAAAATCAACACCTTATTTCTGCTGTATGGTCTTTTAACAAAATCTAATGCACAGActaaacagctttttcttgAACAATCCTGGAAACCCATGGATGGTTTGTCCCCGTTGTGATCTGATAATGCCTCTGCTGCCACCTAGTgaaattctgctgctgaaatgccaATCCCCACATCTGTTCCCTCACCTAAAATATCTCTACAGCAATTCTTCTGTCCTTCAGTGGGGCCTTCAGACCTTATACACATTTAAACCAGCTACAGAAAAATAGCAGTCCAACTACTGTCACACACCAGCCAAGAAAAGGTCGAGAGTATTACCTTCAAATGCCTTCTGTGCTCTGTCTGCATCATCTTGATTTTTGTCTGGATGTACCAATATTGACAACTGCAAGAGAAAGGATCTTGCTATCAAGATCATTGTAAAAGACAAAGACTACTTCAGAGATTTCTGTGAGAGCAGAGAAATAGTCTCAGGCAGAAGTAATCACAGGCGATCACACCCCTTTGCATACATGCACGTCAGCTGACAACATGTAGAGGTATGCATCAGTAAAAGCTTATAAAGATTTCTGACTGAAAATCAAGTACAACTCCTGTAGTAAATAGGCTATCTGAGAAAGTGGCTTGTGTTATACAGAACAACGCAAACACCTTTCAGCTGCAGTAGCATAGGGATGATAGGGTGACCCCTTGGCcttaagaagaaacaaatctaCAAAGATCATCCTCAGCCAAAGTTTATCTTTCACTCAGTATCTCCCAGTAAGTTCTCCAGCATCCCTAACATTATTCAAATATTAAACTACTTAAAAGAATGGTAAGATTTTCCTTAGGCTCCTTTACTGAAAGTTTAGGAAACTTCCTCCTGTACTCTTCCTATGTTATTCAGAGACAGGACATTGATCGCTACCATCTTTAGTGCAACCTTAAATGGACTGGAAAACACACGTTCTCCATCTTCTCCTTTCAAAGGATGAAAAAGCTCTTTCAAAATTTCCCcatatggcattttttttctgtaccttttatttttgccacTGATGTCCGGACTCTCTAGTTTATCTGCATCTTTCCTACTATAATATTCAAAACCAGTCACAGTCCTGCACTGGTGACAAAGAACATTAGATATTTACTTCCTGAACTTTACCCACAACACTTGCTAGTTCACAGGCAAAAGGTCCTGTCCCTCAAGAGCAGCATAAGGCTGATTTGCTCTGTGATTTGCAATAGCCAAtatctttctccttctgttggCTATTCCAAGTTCTGTACTTATATCTTTGATTTCTTCAATAAAAAATTCCATGCacttttttccaaacatttctttgtgGTATTTTATCAGCCTACAGCTGACAGCCCCAGTTTATTAATATGCAGAATTGAGAACTCAGCAACAAATAGGTTATCTTCCCGTTCCCCGTGTAGAGTAGGCTACATCCTGTCACCACTTTCACACGTATGTTCCTCTGTCCGGACAACGCAGCCAGCGCAGCTCCCTGTCTAAAGTCAGTTCTTCATGTCTATCAGGTGGGAAGATGCAACCCTCTGAATATCACATCTTTTTGTTGCATGTACTGACTCAAATTTCTCCTGCAGATTTGGCAGCAGAATAAATCTGGGATGTTTCCTGTGTTGCATGGAGCAATGAAGAAAAGTCAGTGAGTagggctgctgctgtcccaggtAGCCCAACCACCAAAAATGAccactgaaattattaaaaaaaaaaaaaaaaaaaaaaaaaaaaaaaaaaaaaaaaaaaggaataataattatatataagaTAATTTCTGGATCGAAGACAACACATTtgagaaaaatagattttctcaGATCTTAATTTGACAGATTTTGACCTTTTCTTTGGACTAAACTTCAATAAACCGATTATATGAGGGCAGTTCAGTTTACATTAGCATAGTGGCACATTTTACAGAGAAGAATACCATGCATGGACAAGGCAcccttctgcagctctcccctTATTAATACAAAGATTgttatatgcattttttcacAAAACGACTACTTGTCAGATAGAACTTTACCACCTTCCTTGTCCCCAAGCACAGCTGCAAAATCTCTACAGAGCTTCTAGGCTCCTTCCAGAGGCTTCAAATGCTAAAGTCAAATACCTGCCgaaaccttttctttatttcttcatctgtggCTTCAGGATCCATCTGCAGTACCTAAAGAGACCACAACAGCACAGGAAGTTTAATGGTACGCCCCACGTTTCAGGTTCCTAGCAGCAAGCTCTAAACATTGGCACACAGACACAATGCCAGAAAGCACTTTCCATCAGAGAGTGTTTTCAGGACATGAATTTTTACCtagtaaaacagaaacattttaagagaCACCACGTTTGGAACATTCTGCTTTTAGCAATGCTACATTCCATTGATTATGCCACAGTACTTTCCATACTCAAGTCTTGTGCAGACATCTGCCATCCCTGAACAGCCACCTTTGGACAAAACCTTCAACCAGACCTGTTGCTTAGCTTAGCAGAAATGGAAGCACATGGTGGTTTGCGACACTGTCAGGCAATGCATAACTGAGAACGTCGGGCAGGAAACACAATACTTTGTAAGAATTTACtgattttgtcattttgaaagAAGACGACAGGAGAGTTTTACTGTTTTGCCTCCATGAACAAGCCCACGATCTACTGATCTTTAAGGATGTGACAATCAATTTAGTGATCAGAAGCACTAAGTAGCAACTGAACCTCCTCACTGCAGATGCACACTGGCCTGACATTAAGAatctgtaaatgaaaaacactgtCACAGAAAAGCCACGGTCTACTTTTAAATGGCCTTCATGATTTATTCTCCAAGTCAAGTACTAACACGATAGATTGACTGATCCTGATCTGGCTGACCAGTCTTAAATTAGGATTTTGAAAAGCACCtgagtagattaaaaaaaacagaagcagatgaAGACGATATCAGGAAGGAGCTCATTCAGTGGACAGAAAAGAGAGTATGAGCCAGCAACATAACCTGTGTTGTgccaaaagaagcatggccagcaggtcgagggaagcctgctctcatgagaccccacagagagtactgtgttcagctttagGGCCCTGTTGGAGTGGGTCAACAGGAGGCCATGAAGATCATCAGAGGACTGGAACACCTCTCAcgtgaagacaggctgagggagttggggttgttcagcctggagaagagaaggctccggggagacctcacagcggccttccagtacccaaagggggcctacaggaaagctggggagggactctgcaAGTAGtaaagtgataggacaagaagtaatggttttaaactaaaagagggtagatttagattagatgcaaggaagaaattctttagtacgaggatggtgaggcactggaacaggttgcccagagaagctgtggatgccccatccctggaggtctttaaggccaggctggatggggctttgatcaacctggtctggtgggaggtgtccctgcccatgggaggggggttggaacttgaTGATCCTTAAGGGTCCCTTcgaacccaaaccattccatgattctctGAATACACACAGGAAAATCCTGTTCCAGGGGAACACCAGAATACGTTGCATTTCATGGAACTGTAGaaccatttaggttggaaaagatctctaagatcatctagccTAACTTTCAACTTAGAAAAAATTACCAAAGAATGcacaaaattaatgtttattcCACCATGGTCATATTCCCAGATTCTTCACCACCGTTACACGAGCAAAaccaactgaaataaaaatatcatcgTTATCGAatagggaaaacaaataaattaacttaGCAGCCATCAGCATAGATTATAGCAAAAGTGATgcagtataaaaaaaatgctagaaaactGTATGCACAATACTCTTTTCCAACCTAGCAAAATGTTACTGCATACAATGCAAATGTAAAACAGAGTGATTTCCTGCAGGTACAGAAATGCAACTTTTCTGAATACTGTGgataaacaaatgttttttgtaaCAGTAATGTTTCTATCCAGCTATTACAGAGTGGGCCAGGAAAACACTTATGACTCAGGGAAGTGAAATGTACTAAAATTCTGATTGGTAATGGCTGCTTCagccaaaatagaaaaaaattgaacaCTGAAGTACAAGACAAAGGCGAATAAGACTTCTCACAAATCTTAGCAACATTTAGATGGAAATCAAATTTAAATGTAGTCCACATTTACTGTCCATGTTGTCCAAGTGTAGTCCATAGTCACTGTCTTCTTCAAGCTTTCATACTAATTAAGACTTTGTAACTGACTGTAGCCGGAATGAAACAATACAATGTGCAAGGGAGTTACCTGTTTTACAAGGACTCCTCCAAAATTGCTCGCTAGTATGAGAAGTAAGAGTCCCTGCTATCATTCTACACACTACACAAGTTCAGTAGAATGATCACCCAAAATAAAAGACACAGTTGTAAGTGCTGAATCGAGACTGGTCAGAAAAGAACCTGACAGCATAACACCCGTAGCTGTTATATTCTCCTTCAGAAAGTACTTAGCATTAATCTGCCCAATTTCCAGTGCCATTAAACGAGAGAAGCAT
Coding sequences within:
- the DNAJC8 gene encoding dnaJ homolog subfamily C member 8, whose product is MAAPGERGAGGAAEEAFLTFYNEVKQIEKRDSVLTSKNQIDRLTRPGSSYFNLNPFEVLQMDPEATDEEIKKRFRQLSILVHPDKNQDDADRAQKAFEAVDKAYKLLLDQEQKKRALDVIQAGKEYVEHTVKEKKKQLKKDGKPPNVEEDDPEVFKQAVYKQTMKLFAELEIKRKEREAKEMHERKRQREEEIEAQEKAKREREWQKNFEESRDGRVDSWRNFQANTKGKKEKKNRTFLRPPKVKMEQRE